One Sulfurirhabdus autotrophica DNA window includes the following coding sequences:
- a CDS encoding nitric oxide reductase activation protein NorD, whose translation MAEISFVAHRDTTEALPVIEAQGEEVTLVWVKACKAMFLHDRDAGKAFIRGSALAVKASGEVLFWTEQALKFTQWRASWKAVDGFMLNLPDAYEILGKEGEARWVEIGLSWCERHLDSGGIYFRTPIQELASNLGVKGLEELLEPAEDLFSTRRLALGTYLGGAIRVRNLLGIDAVVPWARRGADILQAGRVRGEAFFKLESEESIAILLENLPGFRMTDHQRLLQLLIAAWFGESFDLLEGNWSPDKGRAFVETDGTALFVPIAMPSRNDAILSILHTAGHLVFYSYERRYIEALFEAAGMAHPPLDTDQRITWRPLFAAYGEDMLRFQLIFDLCEDLRIDWRIHQIVPNYLARMIRAAEQQPLPESAAGEYYQVALKSLRYAQTPVDAGNVSAWLSDLKPLLNETATIVDAFRIANQIYSSTTLPPVALEERQQAYLPGRSPNAARPVYPRAEMDRAELGTGQMDKDDVVAHDEIRPNPDQREIPKAAEGDDPDFDIPPEETKGSGGRVGVGIPQPAKVYGYAKGHGLSEKGTPYQEWDYRDGRYKRNWAWVQEKKLDETNLAEATRLLAQYAPALKRLKRAIQSQKPTRMAPLRRQFDGDELDLEATMSYIAEKRAGMSPKANIYRQRVVQHRDTAVILLADISTSIMAQHPDGGGRVVDGIRAGLLLFAESMEEVGDPYAIAGFASKYRDNVSYYPIKDFDESLTTPIRATIGGISGRLATRMGTAIRHAVKRFDDAPSHRRLLLILSDGRPADYDDGGDERYLHEDTRMAVKEAVDSGVHPFCITLDASGNKYLPQIFGPGHYLVLDHINDLPKKLPEVYLRLRR comes from the coding sequence TTGGCTGAAATCAGTTTTGTTGCGCACCGTGACACGACTGAGGCTCTGCCAGTTATTGAGGCACAGGGTGAAGAAGTCACATTAGTGTGGGTAAAAGCATGTAAAGCCATGTTTTTGCATGACCGTGATGCAGGCAAGGCCTTTATCAGAGGTAGTGCCCTTGCTGTAAAGGCCAGTGGAGAAGTACTGTTCTGGACTGAACAAGCCCTGAAATTTACTCAGTGGCGCGCCTCCTGGAAAGCAGTGGACGGTTTTATGCTAAACCTTCCCGATGCCTATGAAATCTTGGGCAAGGAAGGTGAAGCGCGCTGGGTGGAAATTGGATTAAGTTGGTGTGAGCGGCACCTGGATAGCGGTGGCATTTATTTCCGTACACCCATACAGGAGCTGGCAAGCAATCTTGGTGTAAAAGGGCTGGAAGAACTGCTGGAACCAGCGGAAGATCTGTTTTCTACTCGAAGGCTGGCATTAGGCACCTATTTAGGTGGTGCCATCCGAGTAAGAAATTTGCTGGGTATCGATGCTGTTGTGCCTTGGGCCAGGCGAGGAGCAGATATTCTTCAGGCTGGCAGAGTGCGTGGTGAAGCTTTCTTTAAGCTGGAGTCTGAAGAAAGTATTGCCATTCTGCTGGAAAACTTGCCCGGCTTCCGCATGACCGATCACCAGCGGCTATTACAGTTGCTGATTGCTGCCTGGTTTGGTGAATCGTTTGATTTGCTGGAGGGAAACTGGTCGCCAGACAAAGGTCGTGCATTTGTTGAAACGGATGGCACCGCGCTGTTTGTGCCGATTGCCATGCCTAGTCGTAATGATGCGATTTTGAGTATTTTGCATACGGCAGGGCATCTGGTTTTTTATTCTTACGAACGCCGATATATCGAAGCGCTATTTGAGGCGGCAGGTATGGCACACCCGCCACTGGATACCGATCAGCGTATTACCTGGCGTCCGCTATTTGCTGCTTATGGCGAAGATATGCTGCGTTTTCAGCTGATTTTCGATCTTTGCGAAGATTTACGGATTGATTGGCGTATTCATCAAATTGTGCCGAACTATCTTGCCCGCATGATCCGGGCGGCTGAACAGCAACCTTTGCCAGAATCTGCTGCTGGTGAATATTATCAAGTTGCCCTGAAAAGCTTGCGTTATGCGCAAACACCGGTTGATGCTGGTAATGTTTCTGCCTGGTTAAGTGATCTGAAGCCATTGCTGAATGAAACGGCTACCATTGTGGACGCTTTCCGTATAGCCAATCAGATTTATAGCAGCACAACGCTGCCCCCTGTTGCGCTGGAAGAGCGGCAGCAAGCCTACTTGCCTGGGCGATCACCTAATGCTGCCCGACCTGTTTACCCAAGAGCTGAAATGGATCGTGCTGAGTTAGGCACCGGGCAGATGGATAAAGATGATGTTGTAGCCCATGACGAAATCCGCCCTAATCCTGATCAACGGGAGATTCCTAAAGCAGCGGAAGGTGATGATCCGGATTTTGATATTCCCCCCGAAGAGACCAAGGGCTCCGGTGGTCGAGTAGGTGTGGGTATACCCCAGCCGGCCAAAGTATATGGCTACGCCAAGGGGCATGGCTTAAGCGAAAAAGGCACGCCCTATCAGGAATGGGATTACCGGGATGGGCGTTATAAGCGAAACTGGGCTTGGGTGCAGGAAAAAAAACTGGATGAGACAAACCTGGCAGAAGCAACGCGCTTATTAGCTCAGTATGCACCTGCACTAAAGCGACTTAAACGCGCGATTCAGTCCCAAAAGCCAACCCGCATGGCACCGTTGCGGCGCCAGTTTGATGGCGATGAACTGGATCTGGAAGCAACCATGTCGTATATCGCCGAGAAGCGGGCGGGTATGTCCCCTAAGGCCAATATCTATCGCCAGAGAGTGGTGCAACATAGAGATACTGCAGTCATATTGCTGGCTGATATTTCCACTTCAATTATGGCGCAACACCCGGATGGAGGTGGCAGGGTAGTAGATGGTATTCGTGCCGGATTATTGCTGTTTGCTGAGAGTATGGAAGAAGTAGGTGATCCCTATGCGATTGCCGGCTTTGCTTCCAAATACCGAGACAATGTCAGCTACTATCCGATCAAGGATTTTGATGAGTCTTTAACTACGCCTATCCGCGCTACCATTGGTGGAATTTCTGGACGGCTTGCAACACGTATGGGTACAGCAATCCGGCATGCAGTAAAACGCTTTGATGATGCCCCTAGCCATCGCCGGTTGTTATTGATTTTGTCTGATGGGCGGCCGGCTGATTACGACGATGGCGGCGATGAACGCTATCTGCATGAAGATACGCGTATGGCCGTTAAAGAAGCCGTAGATTCCGGCGTACATCCATTCTGCATCACGCTGGATGCATCAGGTAACAAATATCTGCCGCAGATATTCGGACCTGGCCATTACCTGGTTCTGGACCACATCAACGATCTCCCTAAAAAACTGCCGGAAGTTTATTTGAGATTAAGGCGATGA
- a CDS encoding CbbQ/NirQ/NorQ/GpvN family protein has translation MKKLLNRLRGVERDILQQPDESNAPYYEAQANEVEIFEAAYKKRLPVMLKGPTGCGKTRFLEYMAHRLHRPLVTVSCHEDLTSSDLVGRFLLEGEQTVWQDGPLTRAVKAGAICYLDEIVEARTDSTVIIHPLTDHRRQLPLEKRGMEIEAHEDFMLVISYNPGYQTVLKDLKPSTKQRFIGINFDYPNEEIERKILRSEVPELPEELAHKLVAAGRKARTLKDHGLEEATSTRALVYAANMMSAGIAPIEACRAAMVNPITDDPELAEALMEIFRAHFE, from the coding sequence ATGAAGAAGTTATTGAATCGTTTACGCGGTGTTGAGCGCGATATTCTCCAACAACCAGATGAATCCAATGCGCCCTATTACGAAGCCCAGGCAAACGAGGTAGAGATTTTTGAAGCCGCGTATAAGAAACGCTTGCCAGTCATGCTGAAGGGACCAACTGGCTGTGGAAAAACGCGATTTCTTGAATACATGGCGCATCGATTGCATCGTCCGTTAGTGACAGTATCCTGCCACGAAGATTTGACCAGTTCTGATCTGGTAGGGCGTTTTTTGCTGGAGGGGGAACAAACCGTATGGCAAGACGGGCCTTTGACCCGAGCTGTTAAAGCAGGTGCAATCTGTTATCTGGATGAAATCGTTGAAGCACGCACCGATAGCACGGTCATTATCCATCCTCTCACCGATCATCGCCGTCAATTACCGCTGGAAAAACGGGGAATGGAGATCGAAGCCCATGAAGACTTCATGCTGGTGATTTCCTATAATCCCGGCTATCAAACCGTCTTGAAAGATTTGAAGCCTTCAACCAAACAGCGTTTTATCGGAATTAACTTTGATTATCCTAATGAAGAGATTGAACGGAAAATTCTGCGTAGCGAAGTGCCAGAACTACCTGAAGAATTAGCCCATAAACTTGTAGCCGCCGGGCGCAAGGCCCGAACCTTGAAAGACCATGGCTTGGAAGAAGCAACTTCTACACGTGCTTTGGTTTATGCGGCAAACATGATGAGTGCAGGTATTGCGCCAATTGAGGCTTGCCGTGCCGCGATGGTCAATCCCATAACGGATGATCCGGAACTGGCAGAAGCGTTAATGGAAATTTTCCGTGCGCATTTTGAGTAA
- a CDS encoding TPM domain-containing protein encodes MNLMRIIKHLLTDRWAVRRAFPAHAMQAIEDAIRLAEKTHQGQIRFAVEASLDMMPLLKGQTARERSIEVFSQMRVWDTAQNNGILIYLLFADHDFEIVADRGIHAHVGHDGWEVICQKMELAFKQMQFEAGVITGIKAVSEHLIKHYPGKGANANELSDTPVLL; translated from the coding sequence ATGAACCTTATGCGTATCATCAAGCATCTGCTGACTGATCGCTGGGCGGTTCGCCGCGCTTTTCCCGCACACGCTATGCAGGCAATTGAAGATGCAATTCGGTTGGCTGAAAAGACCCATCAAGGGCAGATTCGCTTTGCAGTAGAAGCATCCCTCGACATGATGCCGTTATTGAAAGGCCAAACTGCAAGAGAGCGCTCAATTGAAGTTTTCTCTCAAATGCGTGTATGGGATACCGCTCAAAATAACGGTATTTTGATATATTTGCTATTTGCCGATCATGATTTTGAAATTGTTGCTGACAGGGGCATACATGCACATGTCGGGCATGATGGGTGGGAAGTCATTTGCCAGAAGATGGAACTTGCTTTCAAGCAAATGCAATTTGAAGCAGGGGTGATTACAGGGATTAAAGCGGTTAGTGAGCACCTGATAAAACATTATCCAGGAAAAGGTGCGAATGCAAATGAGCTATCCGATACGCCGGTTCTGTTGTAA
- a CDS encoding TPM domain-containing protein encodes MFRWLITCVLLLAFGFASADVAVPPLQKRVTDLTNTLTTSQQSKLEQELAGFETRKGSQIAVLIIPTTEPETIEQYAIRVADAWKLGRKGVDDGVLLLVAKDDHALRIEVGYGLEGVIPDAIAKRVISEIMLPYFKQNDFFGGIDAGVTRLIRLVDGEPLPPPRKKNVSWSSFEDYLPVAFMVIFVGAGILRSIFGRVLGASIVGSIVAIIFWMVIGSIIGSVIAGILAFVFSLGGGRSSGGNWPGGGFGGGGFGGGGGGFSGGGGGFGGGGASGKWREALSLRLYPVMTPPKLLLEKP; translated from the coding sequence ATGTTTCGGTGGCTGATTACTTGTGTGCTATTGCTGGCATTCGGTTTTGCTTCGGCGGATGTTGCCGTTCCGCCTTTGCAAAAACGCGTCACAGATTTAACCAACACACTGACGACATCGCAACAAAGCAAACTGGAACAAGAGTTAGCTGGTTTTGAGACCCGAAAAGGCAGCCAGATTGCAGTACTGATTATTCCCACCACAGAACCTGAAACGATTGAGCAATACGCAATTCGGGTTGCAGATGCGTGGAAGCTTGGTAGAAAGGGTGTGGATGATGGTGTGCTGTTATTGGTTGCCAAGGATGACCATGCTCTGCGGATTGAAGTCGGCTATGGACTGGAAGGGGTGATTCCTGATGCCATTGCCAAGCGGGTGATTAGCGAAATCATGTTGCCTTATTTCAAACAGAATGACTTTTTTGGGGGAATTGATGCAGGGGTAACGCGGCTCATTCGACTTGTAGATGGTGAGCCTTTGCCACCCCCACGCAAGAAAAATGTGTCATGGTCCAGTTTTGAAGACTATCTCCCCGTTGCTTTTATGGTGATTTTTGTTGGTGCAGGTATATTGCGTTCAATTTTTGGACGTGTTTTGGGTGCATCTATTGTTGGCAGTATCGTGGCGATTATTTTCTGGATGGTGATAGGTTCCATTATTGGCTCTGTGATTGCGGGTATTCTTGCATTTGTGTTCTCGTTAGGTGGCGGACGGAGCAGCGGAGGCAATTGGCCTGGTGGTGGTTTTGGAGGCGGCGGCTTTGGAGGCGGAGGTGGCGGGTTCAGTGGGGGCGGTGGCGGCTTCGGTGGGGGCGGTGCTTCGGGTAAATGGCGGGAAGCGTTGAGTCTAAGGCTGTACCCAGTAATGACGCCACCAAAATTACTGCTGGAGAAGCCATGA
- a CDS encoding LemA family protein: MRKSLFYVVLMMVSLTLSGCGYNTFQTSDEQVKASWAEVLNQYQRRADLVPNLVNVVKGYASHEKDVFVQVTEARAKVGSIQATPELINDEQAFAKFQAAQGELTSSLSRLMLVAENYPQLKADGLFRDLQAQLEGTENRITVARNRYIKSVQEYNVTVRSFPSNLTAMVFGYKTKPSFTVENEKEISKAPKVDFGAPAAAGSK; this comes from the coding sequence ATGCGCAAAAGCTTGTTTTATGTTGTGCTGATGATGGTGAGTTTGACTTTAAGTGGATGTGGTTACAATACTTTTCAGACTTCCGATGAGCAGGTTAAGGCAAGCTGGGCGGAAGTGCTGAACCAGTATCAGAGGAGGGCCGATCTGGTGCCTAATCTGGTGAATGTCGTCAAAGGATATGCGAGCCATGAAAAAGACGTGTTCGTCCAGGTGACTGAAGCAAGAGCAAAAGTGGGTTCCATTCAGGCTACACCGGAACTGATTAATGACGAGCAGGCATTTGCCAAGTTTCAGGCAGCACAAGGCGAATTAACTTCATCGTTATCACGCCTCATGCTGGTTGCTGAAAACTACCCTCAGTTAAAGGCGGATGGCTTGTTCCGGGATTTGCAGGCTCAGCTTGAAGGGACTGAAAACCGGATTACAGTTGCACGTAACCGCTATATCAAATCGGTTCAGGAATATAACGTCACGGTACGTTCTTTCCCAAGCAACCTGACAGCTATGGTGTTTGGTTATAAAACCAAGCCATCATTTACTGTTGAAAATGAAAAAGAAATTTCAAAAGCGCCAAAAGTGGATTTTGGTGCGCCAGCTGCAGCGGGTAGCAAGTAA
- a CDS encoding uracil-DNA glycosylase: protein MRETYLKEMGLWPVWRLRSATPQQGPESAAPVEVVSDLKRVSPQDLVGRSAAIQQMDWQALRQSVAECAACNLSEFRQQTVFGVGDQSADWLFVGEAPGAEEDASGEPFVGASGQLLDNMLRSIKLNRRKNVYITNVVKCHPVGNHDPKTNEATACEPYLKRQITLIQPKLIVALGAVAAHRLLNTDESIAHLRGAVHTSNGIPLIVTYHPAYLLRSPQDKAKVWDDLCFAVKTMNDVISVQDNEFN, encoded by the coding sequence ATGCGTGAGACCTATCTGAAGGAAATGGGATTGTGGCCTGTTTGGCGCTTGCGTAGTGCTACGCCACAACAAGGCCCAGAATCGGCTGCACCAGTTGAAGTTGTGAGTGACCTGAAGCGAGTTTCCCCACAGGATTTGGTTGGTCGAAGTGCGGCAATCCAGCAAATGGATTGGCAGGCGCTCAGGCAAAGTGTTGCTGAGTGCGCAGCCTGTAATTTGTCTGAATTTCGTCAGCAAACTGTTTTTGGTGTGGGCGATCAATCCGCAGACTGGCTTTTTGTTGGGGAAGCGCCAGGTGCTGAAGAAGATGCCAGCGGCGAGCCTTTTGTCGGTGCATCTGGTCAATTGCTGGATAATATGCTGAGAAGCATTAAACTGAACCGTAGAAAAAATGTGTATATCACCAATGTGGTGAAATGCCACCCAGTTGGCAATCACGATCCGAAAACAAATGAAGCAACTGCTTGTGAACCTTACCTTAAACGACAAATCACATTGATCCAGCCAAAATTGATTGTGGCACTCGGTGCTGTGGCCGCACATCGTTTACTGAATACTGATGAGAGTATTGCCCATCTTCGCGGTGCAGTGCACACAAGTAACGGAATTCCTTTAATTGTGACGTACCACCCGGCCTATTTGCTTCGTAGCCCGCAGGACAAGGCAAAGGTGTGGGATGACTTATGTTTTGCAGTGAAAACCATGAATGACGTAATCTCAGTTCAAGATAACGAATTTAATTAA
- the rimI gene encoding ribosomal protein S18-alanine N-acetyltransferase, producing the protein MSAVLNNAPSFRPMCLDDLDKVMASELKIYSHPWTFGNFRDSLNAGYSCWIYEYGESLIGYGLVMLAAGEAHLLNVGIAKEWQRQGMGRKLMQHLIKVSREYQAEFMFLEVRPSNIPAIRLYEDIGFNEMAIRKNYYPAHGGREDAVLMGMTL; encoded by the coding sequence ATGAGTGCAGTTTTAAATAATGCCCCTTCATTTCGGCCCATGTGTCTAGATGATCTGGATAAGGTCATGGCATCGGAATTAAAAATCTATTCCCATCCTTGGACGTTTGGTAATTTCCGCGATTCTTTAAACGCCGGTTATAGTTGCTGGATTTATGAATACGGCGAAAGCCTGATTGGTTATGGATTGGTCATGCTGGCTGCAGGGGAAGCCCATTTGCTCAACGTAGGCATTGCTAAAGAATGGCAACGACAGGGTATGGGCAGAAAATTGATGCAGCATTTGATTAAAGTGTCCCGTGAATATCAGGCGGAATTCATGTTCCTGGAAGTACGTCCCAGTAATATCCCCGCCATCAGGCTTTATGAAGATATCGGCTTTAATGAAATGGCCATCCGCAAAAATTATTATCCAGCGCATGGTGGTAGAGAAGATGCTGTATTGATGGGCATGACTTTGTGA
- the tsaB gene encoding tRNA (adenosine(37)-N6)-threonylcarbamoyltransferase complex dimerization subunit type 1 TsaB — protein MKILALDTSTEYCSLALSLGNEVLTREVLAGQRHSELILPMLQEMLDEADITLNELDGVAFGSGPGSFTGLRIGCGVAQGLAFGADLPVAGICTLEALAEGSNESKVISCLDARMGEIYHAIYEKSDGQWNILSEPGLYSPQNAPHIDGDEWIGCGSGFSAYGEALKLQYGSQLKAVFGDVFPHARHIASLAIPVFQQGRAVEASKAAPLYIRDKVALKTSER, from the coding sequence ATAAAAATACTGGCATTAGATACATCAACTGAATACTGTTCGCTTGCTTTAAGTTTGGGAAATGAAGTGTTGACTCGGGAAGTACTGGCTGGTCAGCGTCATTCCGAACTTATTCTACCTATGTTGCAGGAAATGCTGGATGAAGCTGATATTACGCTCAATGAATTAGATGGTGTTGCTTTCGGTTCAGGCCCCGGGTCTTTCACCGGGCTCCGCATTGGCTGTGGCGTTGCGCAGGGGCTTGCTTTTGGTGCTGATTTGCCCGTAGCGGGTATCTGTACATTGGAAGCTTTGGCAGAAGGCAGTAATGAATCAAAGGTCATTAGTTGTCTGGATGCGCGTATGGGTGAAATATATCACGCGATATATGAAAAATCTGATGGTCAGTGGAACATTTTAAGTGAGCCAGGGCTTTATTCTCCGCAAAATGCCCCACATATTGATGGAGATGAATGGATCGGTTGTGGCAGTGGATTTTCTGCCTATGGTGAAGCGCTGAAGTTGCAGTACGGAAGTCAGCTTAAAGCGGTTTTTGGCGATGTGTTCCCCCATGCGCGTCACATTGCCAGTTTGGCGATTCCGGTTTTTCAGCAAGGTAGAGCTGTCGAAGCCAGTAAAGCCGCGCCGCTTTATATACGTGACAAAGTAGCTTTGAAGACGAGTGAACGATGA
- a CDS encoding ATP-dependent DNA helicase, whose translation MHDLDSIFSEQGPLAQSIGGYRLRSQQLEMAHAVSAAIKKNEILIAEAGTGTGKTLAYLVPALLSGGKVILSTGTKTLQDQLFNRDIPAVRAALKAPVTVTMLKGRANYVCHYHLERSVSEGRFMNRDDVKYLPMIQSYARTSTTGDKGGLSDVPESASIWPFVTSTRDNCLGQECPYHKECFVLEARKKAQDADVVVVNHHLFFADVMLRDEGVAELLPACNTVIFDEAHQLPETASLFFGESISTSQLLELARDVRAEAIVSAKDFSALPDAAGKMDKAARDLRLVVKEDSGRFALQVISRYSGFDEALKSLVEKLAELLELLKTQAERSPGLENCWQRGLLLQGKIKHWQEDIDNGYVRWVEAFTHSIQLNATPLSIAEIFQKQIDGNARSWIFTSATLAVKKDFGHYQGEMGLIDATTGCWDSPFDYENQAILYVPQGLPEPNTRDYTKSVIEAALPIIRASKGRAFCLFTSLRAMKEAHEQLKEAFEAEGLTYPLLMQGEGSRTELLDRFRRLGNAVLLGSQSFWEGVDVRGEALSLVIIDKLPFAPPDDPVLSARIEQINREGRNAFMEYQLPRTVITLKQGAGRLIRDETDRGVLMICDPRLLTKSYGKRIWQSLPPMKRTRVLAEVTDFFVEQDNTVTSV comes from the coding sequence ATGCACGATCTGGATTCCATTTTCTCTGAGCAAGGCCCGCTGGCACAGTCTATTGGTGGCTATCGGTTACGTAGCCAGCAGTTGGAAATGGCGCATGCAGTATCTGCAGCGATCAAGAAAAATGAAATTCTGATTGCTGAGGCAGGTACAGGCACAGGCAAAACCCTGGCGTATCTGGTTCCAGCTCTGCTTTCAGGCGGCAAAGTGATTCTTTCTACAGGCACCAAAACCCTCCAGGACCAGCTTTTTAACCGGGATATTCCTGCTGTTCGCGCTGCGCTAAAAGCCCCGGTGACTGTCACCATGTTGAAAGGCAGAGCGAATTACGTGTGCCATTATCATCTGGAGCGTTCAGTCAGTGAAGGACGTTTCATGAATCGTGATGATGTGAAATACCTTCCCATGATCCAGAGTTATGCGCGCACCAGCACCACAGGTGATAAGGGTGGTCTGAGTGATGTGCCGGAAAGTGCAAGCATCTGGCCGTTTGTTACGTCTACCCGGGATAACTGTCTAGGGCAGGAGTGCCCGTATCATAAAGAGTGCTTTGTGCTGGAGGCGCGAAAAAAAGCGCAGGATGCGGATGTCGTAGTGGTGAATCATCATTTGTTTTTTGCGGACGTGATGCTGCGAGATGAGGGTGTTGCGGAGTTGCTGCCTGCCTGCAATACCGTTATTTTTGACGAAGCGCATCAACTACCTGAAACGGCAAGCCTTTTTTTTGGTGAGAGTATTTCTACCAGCCAGTTATTGGAGCTTGCGCGGGATGTTCGGGCTGAAGCTATTGTTTCCGCAAAGGACTTTTCAGCGTTGCCGGATGCTGCCGGAAAAATGGATAAAGCCGCACGGGATTTGCGGCTGGTTGTAAAAGAGGACAGCGGGCGTTTTGCGCTGCAGGTTATCTCGCGTTATTCAGGATTTGATGAAGCGTTAAAATCACTGGTTGAAAAACTGGCTGAGTTACTGGAATTGCTGAAAACGCAGGCAGAACGTAGTCCGGGACTTGAAAATTGCTGGCAGCGTGGTTTGCTCCTTCAGGGAAAAATCAAGCACTGGCAGGAGGATATCGATAATGGTTATGTACGGTGGGTAGAGGCATTCACGCATTCTATTCAACTGAATGCGACACCGTTATCGATTGCAGAGATTTTCCAGAAACAGATAGATGGCAATGCGCGCTCCTGGATTTTTACATCTGCCACGTTAGCTGTTAAAAAAGATTTTGGTCATTACCAGGGTGAGATGGGGTTGATAGACGCCACTACCGGTTGCTGGGACAGCCCGTTCGACTATGAAAATCAGGCCATACTCTATGTTCCTCAAGGTTTGCCAGAACCCAATACAAGGGATTATACAAAATCGGTTATAGAAGCCGCCTTGCCTATTATCAGGGCAAGTAAAGGCCGCGCTTTTTGTTTGTTCACTTCTCTGCGCGCAATGAAAGAAGCTCATGAACAATTGAAAGAAGCCTTTGAAGCAGAGGGCTTGACCTACCCCTTGTTGATGCAGGGCGAAGGGTCACGCACTGAACTGTTGGACAGATTCAGAAGGCTGGGTAATGCGGTATTGCTGGGTAGCCAGAGTTTTTGGGAAGGGGTGGATGTACGAGGTGAAGCACTATCACTGGTCATCATAGATAAACTGCCGTTTGCCCCACCTGATGACCCCGTGCTATCTGCGCGTATAGAGCAGATAAACCGGGAAGGTCGAAATGCTTTTATGGAATACCAGCTTCCCCGAACAGTCATAACCCTGAAACAGGGTGCAGGTCGCTTAATTCGCGATGAAACAGATAGGGGCGTGTTGATGATCTGTGACCCCAGATTATTAACCAAGTCCTACGGCAAACGAATCTGGCAAAGTTTGCCTCCTATGAAGCGGACGCGGGTGTTAGCTGAGGTAACTGATTTTTTTGTAGAGCAGGATAATACAGTTACATCTGTTTAG
- a CDS encoding DUF2238 domain-containing protein has protein sequence MRSSYSLHIFLLASIVSISAWSGMHPHDRLTWYLEVMPVFIGLLVLCFTYQRFRLTDLAYQLIWLHAVVLLVGGHYTYAEMPLFNWLRDTYTLDRNYYDRLGHFFQGFVPAIIAREILLRNSPLNKGKWLIFIVICICLAISAFYELIEWRVAVASGEAAVAFLATQGDVWDTQWDMFLALTGAITSLLVMSRWHDRQLEVFLHKKP, from the coding sequence ATGAGATCAAGCTATTCCTTACATATATTTTTGCTGGCCAGTATTGTCAGCATTTCTGCCTGGTCTGGTATGCACCCGCACGACCGTCTTACATGGTATCTGGAAGTTATGCCGGTATTTATCGGTCTTTTAGTCCTGTGTTTCACTTATCAGCGATTCAGACTGACTGATCTTGCATATCAGTTGATATGGTTGCATGCAGTTGTTCTTTTGGTTGGCGGGCATTATACCTATGCAGAAATGCCCTTATTTAACTGGCTACGGGATACTTATACTCTCGATAGAAACTACTACGATCGGCTAGGTCATTTTTTTCAGGGATTTGTGCCTGCAATCATTGCCAGAGAAATTTTGTTGCGTAATTCTCCTTTGAATAAGGGGAAATGGTTGATTTTTATTGTTATTTGCATCTGTTTGGCAATCAGCGCGTTTTACGAATTGATTGAATGGCGGGTGGCAGTAGCATCAGGGGAAGCCGCTGTCGCATTTCTTGCAACACAAGGGGATGTGTGGGATACCCAGTGGGATATGTTTTTAGCCTTGACTGGTGCAATTACCTCATTGCTGGTAATGAGTCGCTGGCATGATCGTCAACTGGAAGTTTTTCTCCATAAAAAACCATAA